Proteins encoded by one window of Phytohabitans houttuyneae:
- a CDS encoding O-methyltransferase, which yields MSTTQALQFAEGYVAEDIVLQTARTLAREVGLEPVAPGAGAALRLLAAAGGARAVVEIGTGTGVSGVWLLRGMRPDGVLTTIDLESEHQRIARRIFQEAGFAPSRTRIIAGRALDVLPRLADGAYDMIFVDADPAEFGACVDAALRLLRPAGVLALNGALAGGRIGDPAARDLDTVTIREVVKAVRESEEWIPALLPAGDGLLAAVKHA from the coding sequence CTGTCGACCACTCAGGCACTCCAGTTCGCCGAGGGGTACGTCGCCGAGGACATCGTCCTGCAGACCGCGCGCACGCTCGCCCGTGAGGTGGGGCTGGAGCCGGTCGCGCCCGGCGCGGGGGCCGCACTGCGGCTGCTCGCGGCGGCCGGTGGTGCCCGAGCGGTGGTCGAGATCGGCACCGGCACCGGCGTGAGCGGCGTGTGGCTGCTGCGCGGCATGAGGCCAGACGGAGTGTTGACGACGATCGACCTGGAAAGCGAGCACCAGCGCATCGCGCGGCGGATATTCCAGGAGGCGGGCTTCGCGCCCTCGCGCACCCGGATCATCGCCGGCCGCGCGCTGGACGTGCTCCCCCGGCTGGCCGACGGCGCGTACGACATGATCTTTGTGGACGCCGACCCCGCTGAGTTCGGCGCCTGCGTCGACGCCGCCCTCCGGCTGCTCCGCCCGGCGGGCGTGCTCGCGCTCAACGGCGCGCTGGCCGGCGGCCGCATCGGCGACCCGGCCGCGCGCGACCTCGACACCGTGACGATCCGCGAGGTGGTGAAGGCGGTGCGGGAGAGCGAGGAGTGGATACCGGCGCTGCTCCCCGCCGGCGACGGCCTACTCGCCGCCGTCAAGCACGCCTGA